The DNA window TAAGACACGCAAGTGTTGAAGTTTCGCCGATTGAACCCGGGATGGTTCCGATAAAGCAGTCCCACCATGAGTATTTGGCCATGACTGCCGTTATGCCTCCGCCTGAAGCAAGAGCCAGCGGAGTCGCGCCTGAGTATCCATCAACGGCAACCCATGCTGCGTTGCCGGAGATGTGAGCAGGATAGGCAAAAAACAGGAACGCACGGGCCAGAAGTGCCGGGTTAAGGATGTTTTTTCCTGTGCCTCCGAATATTTCTTTACCGATAACTACACCGAAGCTTGTAGCCAGAGCCACCTGCCACAGCGGAATATTAGGTGGAAGAATGAGCGGAATGAGCGATCCCGTAACGAGGAATCCTTCGTTAATTTCATGTTTGCGGACAACTGCAAAAAGCGTTTCCCAAAAACCGCCTACAATATTGCAGACAATATAAATCGGGAAAAAGTAGAGTGCTCCGAGAATGACATTGGCTCCGAAGTTTTCCGGATTTGCCGCAAGTCCTAAAAGCTTCATCACACTCCAACGCCAACCTGTTCCTGCTTCAAGTCCGAGTGCTGAAAGTGCAGTATTAGCCTGATATCCCGTATTCCACATAGCCATGTAAAAACATGGAATGAGAGCGAAAACCACGGTGATCATTACTCGTTTGAGATCAATGGCATCGCGGACGTGAGGGGCTCCTGAACTTGTTTCACTTGGCGTAAGCATAAAGGTGTCTATCATTTCGTAGAGCGGGTAGTACTTTTTGTACTTTCCGTCTCCGGTGACAGCACTGTGTATTTTTTTAAGCAAAGTTCCCATAATTCTTATCCTTCCTTCTCGATAAGAGTGAGGACTTCGCGCAGCATGAACCCGAAATCGTTCTTGCCGCAGTCCACAAAGGACAACAGGGCGAGGTCTTCCTCATCGAGTTCCAGACAGCCGAGTGCCTGAGCTTCATCCGTGTCCATAACAGCCATCGCTCTTACAAGATACGTCGGCAGGATATCCAGCGGCATGACCTCGTCAAACGCTCCAGTGGGGAAAATAGCTCTCGCGCTTCCGCCTAATAGTGTATTCAGAGCAAACTTTTTCCCTTTTGTACAAAATGCTGACAAATACACTGATTTTGCAGAGAACTTGTTGAGTCCCAGTCCCAGCCAACCCAGAAACTCGCGCTTACCGCCTTCGGCAATTGCTGTAATCTGGTTATGGAAGCGACCAAGAAAACCAAGCGGTCCTTCCGCTTTAAAGCCGGAAAGGACTGACCCTGAAACTATACGGACTTCGCCTTTAAGGATTTTTCCAGAAAGCACTTCGCCCATGCAGGCGCCCATTCTTGTCTTCAGGATACACGGACGTTTAACCATAGGGCCGCCGAGAGCTATGAAACGTTCTGTAGCAAGCCTGCCGGTGATGAAAAGCTTGCCGATAGCAATGACGTCTTGATAACCAAGGTGCCAAACTGTTTTTCCAGGACCCACTGGGTCAATAAAATGAATGTGAGTTCCTGCCAGACCTGCAGGGTGAGGTCCCGAAAAGAGCTGGGTTTTCACTTCTTGTAGAAGCGGTAGAGCTTTGCCGTCTGCCGCGCAGACATTGACATCGCCTTTGGTCAGCCTGGTTAGGATACGAAGACCGTCAAGCCATGCTTCAGATTCTTGCCAGATGATCGGAGTTGGGTCAGCGGACAGCGGATTGGTATCCATCGCCGTTACAAAAATGGAATGCGGAACAGAATCTATTTCCGGAGTTTTGCTGAAAGGGCGTGTGCGAAACGCGGTCCACATGCCGGATGTTACGAGGTTATCTACTACTTTTTGGCGATCAAGGCTGAGCAGCTTATCCGAACTGTATTTCGGAAATTCAACTTCTCCGGCTGTTTCATCAAGTTCAATGACAACAGACTGCAAAAGCCGACGGTCACCTCTGTTGATGGCGATAATCTTACCGGATCCGGGAGCCGTGAAGATTACACCTTCGGTTTTTTTGTCTTTAAAGATAGCTTGGCCAAGTTTGACCGTATCCCCTACTGCAACGGACATA is part of the Desulfovibrio gilichinskyi genome and encodes:
- a CDS encoding NADH:ubiquinone reductase (Na(+)-transporting) subunit B, with the protein product MGTLLKKIHSAVTGDGKYKKYYPLYEMIDTFMLTPSETSSGAPHVRDAIDLKRVMITVVFALIPCFYMAMWNTGYQANTALSALGLEAGTGWRWSVMKLLGLAANPENFGANVILGALYFFPIYIVCNIVGGFWETLFAVVRKHEINEGFLVTGSLIPLILPPNIPLWQVALATSFGVVIGKEIFGGTGKNILNPALLARAFLFFAYPAHISGNAAWVAVDGYSGATPLALASGGGITAVMAKYSWWDCFIGTIPGSIGETSTLACLIGAVVLIITGIASWRIMISILAGASVVAIVFNTIGSATNPMMTISPLWHLVMGGLAFGMVYMATDPVSSSMTPKGQYYYGALIGIMIILIRTVNPAYPEGVMLAILFGNVFAPIIDHFVMRGNIKRRKVRSV
- a CDS encoding Na(+)-translocating NADH-quinone reductase subunit A gives rise to the protein MIKLKKGLDIPISGEPELELFEESPPKTVAVLGCDYVGMKPSMSVAVGDTVKLGQAIFKDKKTEGVIFTAPGSGKIIAINRGDRRLLQSVVIELDETAGEVEFPKYSSDKLLSLDRQKVVDNLVTSGMWTAFRTRPFSKTPEIDSVPHSIFVTAMDTNPLSADPTPIIWQESEAWLDGLRILTRLTKGDVNVCAADGKALPLLQEVKTQLFSGPHPAGLAGTHIHFIDPVGPGKTVWHLGYQDVIAIGKLFITGRLATERFIALGGPMVKRPCILKTRMGACMGEVLSGKILKGEVRIVSGSVLSGFKAEGPLGFLGRFHNQITAIAEGGKREFLGWLGLGLNKFSAKSVYLSAFCTKGKKFALNTLLGGSARAIFPTGAFDEVMPLDILPTYLVRAMAVMDTDEAQALGCLELDEEDLALLSFVDCGKNDFGFMLREVLTLIEKEG